A stretch of Paenibacillus mucilaginosus 3016 DNA encodes these proteins:
- a CDS encoding SPFH domain-containing protein: MQERKAWTVSGFAGILLVVLLYAASLSLMITETLPVLGVVLIAASVPILSGFAIVQPNQAIVVTFFGSYAGTLRESGFWLTVPFSVRKKVSLRVRNFNSARLKVNDIEGNPIEIAAVVVFRVVDSAKASFDVDQYEQFVEIQSETALRHVAGKYPYDAFNDSGYSLRGNSDEVATVLSRELQDRLSVAGVEVLEARLTHLAYSTEIASAMLQRQQASAIIAARSRIVEGAVGMVQMAIAQLQQEGIIELDEERKAAMINNLLVAIVSDRSANPVINTGSLY, translated from the coding sequence ATGCAAGAAAGAAAAGCTTGGACCGTCAGCGGCTTTGCCGGTATTCTTCTCGTCGTGCTGCTTTATGCTGCAAGTCTCAGCCTGATGATTACGGAGACCCTTCCCGTCCTGGGCGTCGTTCTCATAGCCGCTTCCGTCCCCATCCTGTCCGGCTTCGCCATCGTGCAGCCCAACCAGGCCATCGTCGTCACCTTCTTCGGCAGCTATGCCGGCACCCTGCGGGAGAGCGGCTTCTGGCTGACGGTGCCCTTCTCCGTCCGGAAGAAAGTATCCCTGCGGGTGCGCAACTTCAACAGCGCCCGGCTGAAGGTCAATGACATCGAAGGCAATCCGATCGAGATCGCCGCGGTCGTCGTCTTCCGTGTCGTCGATTCGGCGAAAGCCTCCTTCGACGTCGACCAATACGAGCAGTTCGTCGAGATTCAGAGCGAGACGGCTCTGCGCCATGTCGCCGGCAAGTATCCTTACGACGCCTTCAACGACAGCGGGTACTCGCTGCGCGGGAACTCCGACGAGGTTGCCACGGTGCTCAGCCGGGAGCTGCAGGATCGGCTGTCTGTTGCGGGCGTGGAAGTGCTTGAGGCGCGTCTGACCCACCTCGCGTACTCGACCGAGATCGCCAGCGCCATGCTGCAGCGCCAGCAGGCCTCCGCCATCATCGCCGCACGCAGCCGGATCGTCGAAGGCGCCGTAGGCATGGTCCAGATGGCGATCGCCCAGCTGCAGCAGGAAGGCATCATCGAGCTCGACGAAGAGCGCAAGGCCGCCATGATCAACAACCTGCTCGTTGCCATCGTATCCGACCGCTCCGCGAATCCTGTCATCAATACGGGCAGTCTGTACTGA
- a CDS encoding COX15/CtaA family protein — translation MMNIQKRLKQLSFASMAGMFLILVMGALVTKTESGRGCGDDWPLCNGKFVPAYTIESFIEYSHRFVVGVVGLILLATTILVFLYSKRKDAKWYVGGAMLFTVLQAILGAMAVVWPQSSAVLALHFGFSLLSFAFTLLLYLVFTRFGEAMNQGGRTRLSAGIRWAVWGVLIYSYVVVYLGAFVRHTEAVGGCIGWPLCNGEVIPEMVGGTTVVFIHRVAAALLGLSILALFLFIRTQASPGSAVYRAALYSLVLVILQILSGGFVTLAIGYDIYLVASLLHAVLVSCLFGVLCYLGITSLYTAEQSKLQAYAAPRLP, via the coding sequence ATGATGAATATACAGAAGAGGCTCAAGCAGTTGTCCTTCGCTTCCATGGCCGGCATGTTCCTGATCCTGGTGATGGGTGCGCTCGTGACCAAGACGGAATCGGGGCGCGGCTGCGGTGACGATTGGCCGCTGTGCAACGGCAAGTTCGTGCCTGCTTATACGATTGAATCCTTCATAGAATACAGCCACCGTTTTGTCGTGGGTGTGGTCGGTCTGATCCTACTCGCCACCACGATTCTGGTGTTCCTCTACAGCAAGCGCAAGGATGCCAAGTGGTATGTCGGCGGGGCGATGCTGTTCACGGTGCTGCAGGCGATTCTGGGCGCCATGGCGGTCGTATGGCCGCAGTCTTCGGCTGTACTGGCGCTGCATTTCGGTTTTTCGCTGCTTTCCTTTGCCTTCACGCTGCTCCTGTACCTGGTGTTCACCCGGTTCGGGGAGGCGATGAACCAGGGGGGACGCACCAGGCTGTCCGCCGGTATCCGGTGGGCGGTCTGGGGGGTTCTTATTTACTCCTATGTCGTGGTCTATTTGGGTGCTTTCGTCCGCCATACGGAAGCGGTGGGCGGCTGTATCGGCTGGCCGCTGTGCAATGGCGAAGTGATCCCTGAGATGGTGGGAGGGACCACGGTTGTCTTCATTCACCGCGTAGCGGCGGCACTGCTCGGCCTCTCGATCCTAGCGCTGTTCCTGTTTATTCGGACGCAGGCGTCACCGGGCAGCGCGGTTTACCGAGCGGCCTTGTACTCCCTTGTTCTTGTCATTCTTCAGATTCTCAGCGGCGGATTCGTAACGCTCGCCATTGGCTACGACATTTACCTGGTCGCGAGCCTGCTGCACGCCGTGCTTGTATCATGTCTGTTCGGAGTCCTCTGCTACCTTGGCATAACATCTCTTTATACTGCGGAACAAAGCAAACTTCAGGCTTACGCGGCTCCCCGGCTGCCGTAA
- a CDS encoding thioredoxin family protein translates to MTAAAGNATLRPNNRRWCPFMEQIRTEEAFREKVGASKLTIAVFKATWCKDCHFIDPFMPQLEEAYADKLKFIHVDRDDLPDLCSELNILGIPSFIAFRDGKELIRFVSKLRKTREEIEEFLDRAVQVSEALPR, encoded by the coding sequence TTGACAGCTGCTGCAGGGAATGCTACCCTAAGGCCAAACAACAGAAGGTGGTGCCCGTTCATGGAACAAATCCGTACCGAAGAAGCATTCAGGGAGAAGGTCGGCGCCTCCAAGCTGACCATAGCGGTATTCAAAGCGACATGGTGCAAAGACTGCCATTTTATCGACCCGTTCATGCCCCAGCTCGAAGAAGCTTACGCCGACAAGCTCAAGTTCATCCATGTAGACCGCGATGACCTGCCGGACCTCTGCTCGGAGCTCAATATTCTTGGCATTCCCAGCTTTATCGCCTTCCGCGACGGCAAGGAACTGATCCGATTCGTCAGCAAGCTCCGCAAGACCCGGGAGGAGATCGAAGAGTTCCTGGACCGTGCCGTCCAGGTATCCGAAGCGCTTCCCCGTTAA
- a CDS encoding Cthe_2314 family HEPN domain-containing protein, which translates to MLRALFGEPPRQETGELQKANQAIREYLERLATVPSPKQSPRERKFIIWCQSFLRAIDELEQSQYAAAQYGRRVSSPYIDQMTVEEHMNYHRHVYFYKNAIIRLFAILDKLGYFMNERFELRTERIKTRFSYFTVLRNMHENGLYRDLEEMLYELKMKHKEPMTRLRNQRNTEIHTINADLLDDLMEAEQAQFGDRTRLETEDIEGNMKDLDEGCLMTFRAVATAFRYLVHPPAAEEQKAREQAREKGKQS; encoded by the coding sequence ATGCTGAGAGCCTTATTCGGAGAACCGCCCCGTCAGGAGACGGGAGAGCTGCAGAAGGCAAACCAGGCGATCCGGGAGTATCTGGAGAGGCTGGCCACGGTTCCTTCCCCGAAGCAGTCCCCCCGGGAACGCAAATTCATCATCTGGTGCCAGAGCTTCCTCCGCGCGATCGATGAGCTGGAGCAGAGCCAATATGCCGCGGCCCAGTACGGCCGCCGGGTGAGCAGCCCCTATATCGATCAGATGACAGTGGAAGAGCATATGAATTATCACCGGCATGTGTATTTCTACAAGAATGCGATTATCCGGCTGTTCGCGATACTGGACAAGCTGGGGTACTTCATGAACGAGCGCTTCGAGCTCCGGACGGAGCGGATCAAGACCCGCTTCTCCTATTTCACCGTGCTGCGGAACATGCATGAGAACGGCCTCTACCGGGACCTCGAAGAGATGCTCTACGAGCTGAAGATGAAGCATAAGGAGCCTATGACCCGGCTGCGCAATCAGCGCAATACGGAGATTCATACGATCAATGCGGATCTGCTCGACGACCTGATGGAAGCGGAGCAGGCCCAATTCGGAGACCGAACCCGGCTCGAAACGGAGGATATCGAAGGGAACATGAAAGACCTGGATGAAGGCTGCCTCATGACATTCCGGGCTGTGGCGACCGCGTTCCGTTATCTCGTCCATCCTCCGGCGGCCGAGGAACAGAAGGCCAGAGAGCAGGCGCGGGAGAAGGGAAAGCAGAGTTGA
- a CDS encoding copper amine oxidase N-terminal domain-containing protein, producing MKRKNWSMKLSAVMAGALLVLAGCQPVSNVDVNKVINGSFAVKSGEGRSTVALELTPSASSTQTPEEKKAFELLSKLKLDITEAKTQDALHASIKGNLEYSKGKIPFHLEVSETDYILWLEGAKKPIVFKSNAAAFPQGAPGGVELSEKLQKQIEELAKKAVEEAPGLGGFFVNNFPNPSKITAGQVTETVYGESLSLTKVHAEVYGTELVTLIKGFLTNVLADDAGLKEFIGTLYDLYAPFVKTILEEQNEAGSEQMKAAIEPYLNNKTLAVEFLHTYIKTSLQQAIAQYDQTVASMTEGGGEALKPILSDKHWIKLDLWVDKDYLPRKSAFEWNLTLPENGSSAIQGIKVTSTSENWNLNKPVSVSKVDVSDGVTEWEPSSRITAGKLLAALEPNSALYKLLKDDLHVTRKNIRLAAAPAGEVYGTQPYNDNGTVMVPVRFVTEQLDADVKWNGETKQVTITDPLSGSIIELTIGSTEAVVSGKTLTLEKPAQLVNSTTYVPVRVVSEGMGADVAWEQETQTVVITRE from the coding sequence ATGAAAAGGAAAAATTGGAGCATGAAGCTCAGTGCCGTCATGGCCGGTGCACTGCTTGTCCTTGCAGGCTGCCAGCCTGTTTCGAATGTCGATGTGAACAAGGTGATTAACGGTTCGTTCGCCGTGAAGTCGGGCGAAGGCCGTTCGACGGTGGCTCTCGAGCTTACGCCTTCCGCGTCGTCCACCCAAACGCCGGAAGAGAAGAAAGCATTCGAGCTGCTCAGCAAGCTGAAGCTCGACATTACCGAAGCGAAGACTCAAGACGCGCTGCATGCCTCCATCAAAGGGAACCTGGAATACTCCAAGGGCAAAATTCCATTCCACCTGGAAGTCTCCGAGACGGACTACATACTGTGGCTCGAGGGAGCCAAGAAGCCGATCGTGTTCAAAAGTAACGCGGCTGCCTTCCCGCAGGGCGCACCCGGCGGCGTTGAGCTGTCCGAGAAGCTGCAGAAGCAGATCGAGGAGCTTGCGAAGAAAGCGGTTGAGGAGGCACCGGGCCTGGGCGGCTTCTTCGTGAACAACTTCCCGAATCCGAGCAAGATCACGGCCGGACAGGTGACCGAGACGGTCTATGGGGAGAGCTTATCCCTGACGAAGGTTCATGCCGAAGTGTACGGCACCGAGCTGGTTACGCTCATCAAGGGCTTCCTGACGAACGTGCTGGCGGACGATGCCGGCTTGAAGGAGTTCATCGGCACGCTGTATGACCTGTATGCCCCATTCGTGAAGACGATCCTGGAAGAGCAGAACGAGGCGGGCAGCGAGCAGATGAAAGCGGCAATCGAACCGTATCTGAACAACAAGACGCTGGCTGTAGAATTCCTCCACACTTACATCAAGACCAGCCTGCAGCAGGCGATCGCACAGTATGACCAGACGGTAGCTTCCATGACGGAAGGCGGCGGGGAAGCCCTGAAGCCGATCCTCAGCGACAAGCACTGGATCAAGCTGGACCTGTGGGTCGACAAGGACTACCTGCCGCGCAAGTCGGCCTTCGAATGGAACCTGACCCTGCCTGAGAACGGCAGCAGTGCCATTCAGGGGATCAAGGTGACGAGCACCTCGGAGAACTGGAACCTGAACAAACCGGTGTCCGTATCCAAAGTGGACGTATCGGATGGCGTCACCGAGTGGGAGCCGTCCAGCCGGATCACGGCAGGCAAGCTGCTCGCCGCACTCGAGCCGAATTCGGCGCTCTACAAGCTGCTGAAGGATGACCTGCACGTAACGCGCAAGAATATCCGTCTGGCTGCCGCACCTGCGGGAGAGGTATACGGGACGCAGCCTTACAATGATAACGGCACGGTCATGGTACCGGTCCGCTTCGTAACCGAGCAGCTGGATGCAGATGTGAAGTGGAACGGCGAGACGAAGCAGGTCACGATTACCGATCCGCTCAGCGGCTCCATCATCGAGCTGACGATCGGCAGCACGGAAGCCGTCGTCAGCGGCAAGACGCTGACACTGGAGAAGCCGGCGCAGCTCGTGAACAGCACCACTTACGTGCCGGTGCGTGTCGTCTCCGAGGGCATGGGCGCGGATGTGGCCTGGGAGCAGGAGACCCAGACCGTTGTAATCACCCGCGAATAG
- a CDS encoding putative polysaccharide biosynthesis protein: MSSKDSLVKGTLILSLAALVARALGVIQRIPLVALLTMAGMAPYGVAFNLYSVLLVVATAGIPSALSKMISERTALGRYAEADRIYKASLQFAVGAGIVMALILWFVAPSFAASSEQPKAVLAIRAIAPALLLFPVIAIMRGYFQGRRMMAPNGISQVIEQIFRVVTSVALAYLLLERGLVYAVAGASFGGVIGGVAALAVMLYYGSKLRRQDQQERGTIPPEQKAAAAALGAGTIYKQLFRLSVPIVIFSVTVTLVYLIDSWLATPLLKGAMGVEDAGRVLGILTGQAQSLAGIPIILAVALSQSVVPIISSAYAQNDLKQVAEQTGKVLQLSILTGLPAVLVIALAARPLNFFIFENEAGTLIDDRFAPGVIAALTVTAIFQIVMQTSGAVLMGMGRMKPLMAGVGVGIAVKLAASFALVPFFGIYGLVAATALCFIVMAAINLSVLRGAVAYRVFGLRRWAGLVFSTAAVTGIGIVLDVLCRDAVNPLGHLRADSFLQAVIICTVTGAAYILLLFLTRVMTLQDLDRMPGPLRKLAKPLQRRLGRPGQTG, from the coding sequence GTGTCGTCTAAAGATTCACTAGTCAAAGGAACGCTGATCCTGTCACTGGCTGCGCTGGTGGCCCGGGCGCTCGGCGTGATTCAGCGCATCCCGCTCGTGGCACTGCTGACCATGGCGGGGATGGCCCCTTACGGGGTCGCGTTCAACCTCTATTCCGTGCTGCTCGTCGTGGCCACCGCAGGCATTCCGAGCGCACTCAGCAAAATGATCTCCGAGCGCACCGCCCTTGGCCGGTACGCCGAAGCGGACCGCATCTACAAAGCGTCGCTGCAGTTTGCCGTAGGGGCGGGCATCGTCATGGCCCTGATCCTCTGGTTCGTGGCGCCGTCCTTCGCGGCAAGCAGCGAGCAGCCGAAGGCGGTCCTGGCGATCCGGGCGATCGCCCCGGCGCTGCTGCTGTTCCCGGTGATCGCCATCATGCGCGGCTACTTCCAGGGCCGCCGCATGATGGCGCCGAACGGGATCTCGCAGGTCATCGAGCAGATCTTCCGCGTGGTGACCTCGGTCGCGCTGGCTTATCTGCTGCTGGAGCGCGGTCTGGTCTACGCGGTAGCCGGGGCCTCGTTCGGCGGGGTGATCGGCGGCGTGGCCGCGCTCGCGGTCATGCTGTACTACGGCAGTAAGCTCCGCCGGCAGGACCAGCAGGAGCGGGGAACCATCCCGCCGGAGCAGAAGGCGGCCGCTGCGGCGCTCGGCGCCGGCACGATCTACAAGCAGCTGTTCCGCTTGTCCGTGCCGATCGTCATCTTCTCGGTCACCGTCACATTGGTGTACCTGATCGATTCGTGGCTCGCGACACCGCTGCTTAAGGGAGCGATGGGCGTAGAGGACGCCGGCCGTGTGCTCGGTATCCTGACCGGTCAGGCCCAGTCGCTGGCCGGCATCCCGATCATTCTGGCCGTGGCGCTCAGCCAATCGGTCGTGCCGATCATCTCCTCGGCCTATGCGCAGAACGACCTGAAGCAGGTGGCCGAGCAGACGGGCAAGGTGCTTCAGCTGTCGATACTGACCGGCCTGCCGGCCGTTCTCGTCATCGCGCTGGCCGCAAGGCCGTTGAACTTCTTCATCTTCGAGAACGAGGCGGGTACGCTGATCGACGACAGGTTCGCTCCCGGCGTCATTGCGGCCCTGACGGTGACCGCGATCTTCCAGATCGTGATGCAGACCTCCGGCGCCGTGCTGATGGGCATGGGCCGGATGAAGCCGCTCATGGCCGGCGTAGGCGTCGGGATCGCCGTCAAGCTTGCCGCTTCCTTCGCGCTGGTGCCGTTCTTCGGCATCTACGGCCTTGTCGCCGCTACCGCGCTGTGCTTCATCGTCATGGCGGCGATTAACCTCAGCGTGCTGCGCGGGGCGGTAGCCTACCGGGTGTTCGGCCTGCGCCGGTGGGCCGGCCTGGTCTTCTCCACGGCGGCGGTGACAGGCATCGGCATCGTGCTGGATGTGCTCTGCCGCGACGCCGTCAACCCGCTGGGCCACCTGCGGGCAGACAGCTTCCTGCAGGCTGTGATCATCTGCACCGTTACCGGCGCGGCCTACATCCTGCTCCTATTCCTGACGCGCGTAATGACGCTGCAGGACCTTGACCGGATGCCGGGACCGCTGCGGAAGCTGGCGAAGCCGCTGCAGCGCCGGCTCGGACGGCCCGGGCAGACCGGCTGA
- a CDS encoding DUF2515 domain-containing protein: MTAGNHRWNGKDLLKKLVEWPGEAVVWMKAKLHTEDYEKHMLHTSRPLEVDAASVETLRRRLQTPAAAIGASAGPADRTLVERIRRETDRLNLNNVTRTEAYRRMYSRHPELHWALLAHMVSRNGGWCMTDLQGELLPYLLSEEQRRNVFAFLERANALIFGDAYPQLLLYEESLRQRRPLFHLLPHLGVSRFMRGVWEQFWQERSPIMLTIGLIVNEQHYIEDRVVRHPHFRRTVLDTLFFHTQSVLQLNQVVFPYQEGRLIRLGGLILEDFSSRKERIEVGKKLYGILFGLPSVHQGILRFASGKPHTGSRADFWPHLFSARRLSPPVPRGELKERLDGCRLRPGALPLYSPPLEAAWNDQPVAPPEPGDWFRSPEVLDFFRTIEPPASFEMTQAYGAGLGRIELAVLAGDLLE, from the coding sequence GTGACTGCCGGCAACCACCGTTGGAATGGAAAGGACCTACTGAAGAAGCTAGTGGAGTGGCCCGGAGAGGCCGTCGTGTGGATGAAAGCCAAGCTGCATACCGAAGATTACGAGAAACACATGCTGCACACCTCCCGCCCGCTGGAGGTAGACGCCGCTTCTGTTGAGACCCTGCGCCGCCGGCTTCAAACCCCGGCAGCGGCCATCGGTGCCTCAGCGGGACCCGCAGACAGGACACTTGTAGAGCGGATCCGCAGGGAGACGGACCGGCTGAACCTCAATAACGTTACGCGTACGGAAGCCTACCGCCGGATGTACAGCCGTCATCCGGAGCTGCATTGGGCGCTGCTCGCCCATATGGTGTCGCGCAACGGCGGGTGGTGCATGACGGATCTGCAGGGCGAGCTGCTTCCCTACCTGCTCAGCGAAGAACAGCGGCGCAATGTATTCGCGTTCCTCGAACGCGCCAACGCCCTGATCTTCGGCGACGCTTATCCCCAGCTGCTGCTCTACGAGGAGAGCCTCCGGCAGCGCCGTCCGCTGTTTCACCTGCTGCCTCATCTCGGCGTGTCCCGGTTCATGCGCGGGGTCTGGGAGCAGTTCTGGCAGGAGCGCAGCCCCATTATGCTGACGATTGGACTGATCGTGAACGAACAGCATTATATCGAAGACCGCGTTGTCCGCCACCCCCATTTCCGTCGTACCGTACTGGACACACTATTCTTTCATACCCAGTCCGTCCTCCAGCTGAATCAGGTTGTCTTCCCCTACCAGGAAGGGCGTCTGATCCGACTCGGCGGCCTGATCCTGGAAGACTTCAGCAGCAGGAAGGAACGCATCGAGGTCGGCAAAAAGCTGTACGGCATCCTCTTCGGCCTGCCTTCCGTGCATCAGGGCATTCTCCGCTTCGCCTCCGGGAAGCCGCATACGGGCTCACGCGCCGACTTCTGGCCCCATCTGTTCTCCGCACGCCGGTTGAGCCCCCCGGTGCCGCGGGGGGAGCTCAAGGAACGCCTGGACGGCTGCCGCCTGCGTCCCGGGGCGCTGCCCTTGTACAGCCCGCCGCTGGAGGCTGCCTGGAACGATCAGCCCGTTGCCCCTCCGGAGCCCGGGGACTGGTTCCGGAGTCCCGAGGTGCTGGACTTCTTCCGGACGATCGAGCCGCCGGCCTCCTTCGAGATGACCCAGGCCTACGGTGCCGGGCTTGGACGAATCGAGCTGGCCGTGCTCGCTGGGGACCTGCTGGAGTGA
- a CDS encoding DMT family transporter: protein MQESTPGSRLLPHLGFVIVYVLWGINICSMKFGGQQWDPLVFGALRYASILPFLWAYTWWYYRKHRGRLKLQIAPRDLLLIALLGVVSAVGMEVVLQYALQYSNSANGAVLGRGFMPVITACIALLLKDLRLTPSVMVGIPLALGSVILIVAGGPEGFHLGPESLRGDLLLLLRSFLGALYLIGMNKLVGRYPLTLLVSLEMTAGALALLPFLFLNADLGYLLSRSDLAWLSLAYTALFATLIGFSIHNWSLARLGPFKASVYGYLLPVTAAAAGYVLLGEELGWNQYLGGAGVLFAMYLVQRDRMQLLKASVSAPAAAGTDKPA, encoded by the coding sequence ATGCAGGAGAGCACACCGGGATCACGGCTGCTGCCGCACCTGGGTTTTGTCATTGTCTATGTGCTGTGGGGGATCAATATTTGTTCGATGAAATTCGGAGGCCAGCAGTGGGATCCGCTCGTATTCGGCGCCCTGCGCTACGCCTCCATTCTGCCGTTCCTGTGGGCGTACACCTGGTGGTATTACCGCAAGCACCGGGGCCGGCTCAAGCTGCAGATCGCCCCGCGGGATCTGCTTCTTATCGCGCTGCTTGGCGTCGTCTCGGCGGTCGGGATGGAGGTTGTCCTGCAGTATGCGCTGCAGTACTCCAATTCCGCCAACGGCGCGGTCCTCGGGCGCGGCTTCATGCCCGTCATCACCGCGTGTATCGCGCTGCTGCTTAAGGATCTGCGGCTGACGCCCTCGGTGATGGTCGGCATTCCGCTGGCACTGGGGAGCGTTATCCTGATCGTCGCCGGCGGACCGGAAGGGTTCCACCTCGGACCGGAGTCGCTTCGCGGAGACCTGCTTCTGCTGCTCCGCAGCTTCCTTGGCGCCCTCTACCTGATCGGCATGAACAAGCTCGTCGGCCGCTATCCGCTGACCCTGCTCGTCTCGCTGGAGATGACGGCAGGGGCTCTGGCACTGCTGCCGTTCCTCTTCCTGAACGCGGATCTCGGCTATCTCCTGTCCCGCTCGGATCTCGCCTGGCTGTCCCTGGCCTACACGGCCCTGTTCGCGACCTTGATCGGCTTCTCCATCCATAACTGGAGTCTGGCCCGTCTCGGGCCGTTCAAGGCCTCCGTCTACGGCTATCTGCTGCCCGTCACAGCGGCCGCCGCAGGCTACGTCCTGCTTGGGGAAGAGCTGGGCTGGAACCAGTACCTGGGCGGGGCCGGCGTCCTCTTCGCGATGTACCTGGTCCAGCGGGACCGGATGCAGCTGCTGAAGGCTTCTGTGTCTGCACCTGCCGCCGCCGGTACGGATAAGCCTGCCTGA
- a CDS encoding DNA-binding protein, protein MKLKLKWKHTKKLLRRLGGWMMAGGLAAAISLPSAALAEGPNDPAPVLNPASPNGKKVLFDNTHGQTAGAADWVIDGAFSDFAGALAGKGYYVKELRKSTPIVLSDLSGYDVVVLGEANIPYKTSEQSALLQYVQGGGSLFFIADHYNADRNKNRWDSSEVFNGYRRGAWTNPAKGMSSEEASSAAMQGVASSDWLASNFGVRFRYNAIGDVTANSIVAPSQAFGITSGVSTVAMHAGSTLAIIDGNKAKGIVYLPATTAKWSNAVDQGVYNGGGKAEGPYAAVAKVGAGKAAFIGDSSPVEDATPKYLREETGTAKRTYDGFKEQNDGTLLVNMVNWLAAKESYTALNQVPGLTLDQPTALYSWEQPSASTEPQAEPWAAPAAGYKWWDPATFKAGSYGAGTTSGGGGNTTNPYGFVHQAQLPNNAVFQIKIVLNGLTPGSTVSGYDLGIYTSSGTQVAKVQNSSGTWPTSYGYSSTFSFTADSSGHAEKIVNVQINPNVSGAANLRLRQNGSAKFTEAVTIANVPAEPLP, encoded by the coding sequence ATGAAGTTGAAATTGAAGTGGAAACATACGAAAAAGCTGCTGCGCAGGCTCGGCGGCTGGATGATGGCCGGCGGACTCGCCGCTGCGATCTCACTGCCTTCGGCAGCTCTTGCGGAAGGTCCGAACGACCCGGCCCCGGTGCTGAACCCGGCCTCCCCGAACGGCAAGAAGGTGCTCTTCGACAACACGCACGGCCAGACGGCCGGCGCCGCCGATTGGGTGATCGACGGAGCCTTCTCCGATTTTGCCGGCGCGCTGGCGGGCAAGGGCTACTATGTGAAGGAGCTCCGGAAGTCCACTCCGATCGTACTCAGCGACCTGTCGGGCTACGACGTCGTCGTGCTCGGCGAAGCCAACATTCCTTACAAAACCTCCGAACAATCCGCACTGCTGCAATACGTGCAGGGCGGCGGCTCGCTTTTCTTCATTGCAGACCACTATAACGCCGACCGCAACAAGAACCGCTGGGATTCTTCGGAAGTGTTCAACGGTTACCGCCGCGGCGCCTGGACGAACCCGGCCAAGGGCATGAGCTCCGAGGAAGCCTCCTCGGCCGCCATGCAGGGCGTCGCCAGCTCCGACTGGCTCGCGTCGAACTTCGGCGTGCGGTTCCGCTATAACGCGATCGGCGATGTGACGGCGAACAGCATCGTCGCCCCTTCCCAGGCGTTCGGTATCACGAGCGGCGTCTCTACAGTGGCCATGCATGCCGGCTCCACCCTCGCGATTATCGACGGGAACAAAGCCAAGGGCATCGTGTACCTCCCCGCAACCACGGCGAAGTGGAGCAATGCTGTGGATCAGGGCGTCTATAACGGCGGCGGTAAAGCCGAAGGGCCTTATGCCGCTGTAGCCAAGGTAGGCGCCGGCAAGGCGGCCTTCATCGGCGACTCTTCGCCGGTGGAAGATGCTACGCCGAAGTACCTGCGGGAGGAGACCGGCACAGCCAAGAGAACATACGACGGGTTCAAGGAGCAGAACGACGGTACACTGCTCGTGAACATGGTGAACTGGCTGGCGGCCAAGGAGAGCTACACGGCGCTGAACCAGGTGCCGGGCCTGACCCTCGACCAGCCTACGGCCCTCTACAGCTGGGAACAGCCTTCCGCTTCCACGGAGCCTCAGGCCGAGCCTTGGGCCGCTCCGGCCGCAGGCTACAAGTGGTGGGATCCTGCGACGTTCAAGGCGGGCTCCTATGGGGCCGGTACGACCTCGGGCGGCGGCGGCAACACGACGAACCCGTACGGCTTCGTGCATCAGGCGCAGCTGCCGAACAATGCCGTGTTCCAGATCAAGATCGTCCTGAACGGCCTGACGCCGGGCAGCACGGTCTCCGGCTATGATCTCGGCATCTACACCAGCTCGGGCACCCAGGTGGCCAAGGTGCAGAACAGCAGCGGCACATGGCCGACGTCTTACGGCTACAGCTCCACCTTCTCGTTTACGGCCGATTCCAGCGGCCATGCCGAGAAAATCGTGAATGTGCAGATCAACCCGAACGTCTCGGGTGCGGCCAACCTGCGCCTGCGCCAGAACGGCTCGGCGAAATTCACCGAAGCGGTGACGATCGCCAACGTGCCTGCGGAGCCGCTGCCGTAA